One genomic segment of uncultured Ilyobacter sp. includes these proteins:
- a CDS encoding sugar kinase, whose protein sequence is MKKKVVTLGEILLRLSPPGNQRFINSTTFQINYGGAEINVAVDLANLGVDTRLVTKAPANELGDAALRHAKSYGVDTSFVARGGEKIGTYFLETGFSLRSSKVLYDRKYSAFSTVSKDEFDVDAIFEGVSLFHVSGITLAVSPEALEVAEFFMKKAKEKGITVSFDFNYRSKMWSLKDASIGIEKVLKYVDIAFAGYLDFINILGIPMGEGYIGENILGCYKTLYPKVMEKYNFKYIVSSVRNVISASKNLYSGFVFNGKDIEISKEYEVDIIDRVGSGDAFTSGFLYSYLADATDNYKIEFATASAVLKHTIPGDTNIVTKEEIERLFKGIGYDVGR, encoded by the coding sequence ATGAAAAAGAAGGTCGTTACCTTAGGAGAGATCCTTTTGAGACTTTCCCCTCCTGGAAACCAAAGATTTATAAATTCCACAACATTCCAAATAAATTATGGAGGTGCAGAGATAAATGTAGCTGTGGATCTTGCCAACCTTGGTGTTGACACGAGGCTTGTTACAAAGGCCCCTGCGAATGAGCTAGGAGATGCTGCTCTGCGTCATGCTAAAAGTTACGGAGTTGATACCTCTTTTGTCGCAAGGGGCGGAGAAAAAATAGGTACATACTTTTTAGAGACTGGTTTTTCTCTTAGAAGCAGCAAAGTTCTTTATGACAGAAAATATTCTGCATTTTCAACTGTGTCCAAAGATGAATTTGATGTAGATGCTATCTTTGAAGGGGTCTCTCTTTTTCATGTATCTGGAATAACTCTGGCTGTTAGTCCAGAAGCCCTCGAAGTGGCTGAGTTTTTCATGAAAAAAGCAAAAGAAAAAGGGATAACAGTTAGTTTTGACTTTAATTACAGAAGCAAAATGTGGTCTCTGAAAGATGCATCCATAGGAATAGAAAAAGTCTTAAAGTATGTGGATATCGCTTTTGCAGGTTATCTTGACTTCATAAACATACTAGGAATACCTATGGGAGAAGGGTACATTGGAGAGAATATTCTAGGATGTTATAAGACACTTTATCCAAAAGTTATGGAAAAATACAACTTTAAGTATATAGTTTCCTCTGTCAGAAACGTTATATCTGCGTCCAAGAATTTATATAGTGGCTTCGTTTTCAACGGAAAGGATATAGAAATTTCTAAAGAATACGAGGTGGACATAATAGACAGGGTAGGAAGCGGGGATGCATTTACCTCAGGATTTTTATACTCATATTTGGCAGATGCTACTGACAACTATAAAATAGAATTTGCTACTGCTTCAGCTGTCTTAAAGCACACAATCCCAGGAGATACAAATATAGTCACGAAAGAGGAAATAGAAAGACTGTTTAAGGGAATAGGTTATGATGTAGGTAGATAA